The Arachis hypogaea cultivar Tifrunner chromosome 14, arahy.Tifrunner.gnm2.J5K5, whole genome shotgun sequence genome has a segment encoding these proteins:
- the LOC140178622 gene encoding uncharacterized protein yields the protein MKKRAPFKWETECEEAFQHFKKVLAEPPVLAKPQTGETFYLYLSISEEALAAALIRENKKKEQKPIYFISKVLQNTETRYSRLEKLAFALLTASRRLRQYFQAHPVTIKTDQAVKQAEYEALLVGLALAKEVGAKVLEVSTDSQYLLDGTLPEDPKEGKRIKREAANYTVVAEHLYKRGFSQPLLKCVEPGDTEYILREIHEGCCGHHIGGKTLAQKIIRAGYFWPTVIRDSMQLILTRFGIPEIVILDNETQFTDRKFREFLKGLHVSHRFSSVEHHQTNGQVESANKIIVKGLKKQLDEAKGLWADELGSGLWSYRTTPQMATGETPFRLTYGVEAVILVEIGDPSPRRTVGGHDEEAERDLTNEVRSIAHIRELALKQRISLRYNHGVVRREFVPEDLVLRRNDIGAPTPGERKLTPNWEGPYRIKAVIGKGAYKLERLNGDEVPRTWNAANLRRYHT from the exons ATGAAAAAAAGAGCCCCCTTCAAATGGGAAACGGAATGCGAGGAAGCATTCCAACATTTCAAGAAAGTCCTAGCAGAACCGCCAGTTCTCGCCAAACCCCAAACGGGGGAGACCTTCTACTTATACCTCTCCATATCGGAAGAAGCACTCGCAGCGGCACTTATCCGTGAAAAcaagaagaaagaacaaaaaccCATATACTTTATAAGTAAAGTCTTGCAAAATACGGAAACTCGCTACTCGCGCCTAGAAAAGTTAGCTTTCGCACTCCTCACAGCCTCCCGGCGCCTGCGACAATACTTCCAGGCTCACCCAGTGACGATCAAAACGGACCAAGCGGTTAAACAG gcagaatatgaagccctccTGGTAGGCCTAGCCCTAGCCAAGGAAGTCGGAGCAAAGGTCCTGGAAGTGAGTACTGACTCACAG TACCTCCTCGACGGAACACTACCAGAAGACCCCAAAGAGGGAAAACGGATAAAAAGGGAAGCCGCCAACTACACAGTTGTCGCAGAACACCTATACAAGCGCGGATTCTCGCAACCCCTGCTCAAATGCGTCGAACCCGGGGACACGGAGTACATACTCCGCGAAATCCATGAAGGTTGTTGCGGCCACCACATCGGAGGTAAAACCCTAGCCCAAAAAATCATCAGGGCAGGTTACTTCTGGCCCACGGTTATCCGGGACTCCATGCAGTTG ATCTTAACCCGGTTCGGGATCCCCGAGATTGTCATCTTGGATAACGAAACCCAATTCACCGATAGGAAATTCAGAGAATTCCTAAAAGGTTTGCATGTATCCCACCGTTTCAGCTCGGTAGAGCACCACCAAACAAATGGACAAGTGGAATCCGCaaataaaataattgtcaaaGGACTAAAGAAGCAACTCGACGAAGCCAAGGGGCTGTGGGCCGACGAACTCGGCTCAGGCTTATGGtcgtatcgaacaaccccccaaATGGCCACTGGGGAAACCCCTTTTCGACTAACATACGGCGTGGAAGCCGTCATCTTAGTAGAGATAGGAGACCCTAGCCCAAGGAGAACGGTCGGGGGTCACGACGAAGAGGCAGAGCGAGACCTCACTAACGAGGTAAGAAGCATAGCCCACATCAGGGAACTAGCCCTAAAACAAAGAATCAGTCTAAGGTACAATCACGGCGTCGTCCGAAGAGAATTCGTACCCGAAGACCTCGTCCTACGCCGAAACGACATCGGAGCTCCAACCCCGGGTGAAAGAAAACTCACccccaactgggaaggaccatacagaatcAAAGCGGTAATCGGAAAGGGAGCATACAAGCTCGAACGGCTAAACGGCGACGAAGTCCCGAGAACATGGAACGCCGCCAACTTACGACGATACCACACTTAG